From the Telopea speciosissima isolate NSW1024214 ecotype Mountain lineage chromosome 9, Tspe_v1, whole genome shotgun sequence genome, the window AAAAATCACCTCATTGAACCTAAAATTTGAAGCTTCCGTCTTAAGAgctgtttggaagccaagaaaacaAAACATCGATTTTGAGGGGAGATGGACCCGAAAATCAATGATTCTGTCATCAAATTTTAAACATGACCTTAAACTGTGACGGTCCGTCCATACTATACTTCTGAAGCGCTATGTTGTCTGTAAAATCTATATAATCCATGATTGTAGTACACAACCATGGGATTATGGAAAGAATTAAGAATCGCCTGAATCGGATCGGTAGAGGGTGATCTCGATTATTGGCCAATACCATACTTATGAATCGGTCCAACCCAGGATTAAGCAAATTCGCAGAATACCCAGAGAAATTAATTAGTCATTCAAACCATTGAGCAGATTGAAACCGAAAACCACAGATTTCAATCGTCCACCACTTTCCTCGGAAGATCGAGTCCGTACTACACCTAATGCACGATTTAGCCTTACCTAGCTCTGTTCTCGATCGCTCCCGATTTTGCAGTTAAGGTTTATAGGAGAATTAGTTTTGCAGTTAGGATTTATAAGAGAATATgaggaagagggaaaaattAGAACGATTTTAACAAGAAACAAATATTACAGCTTCctaatacagaaaataaaaaaaagggaaacacgAACATAGTTAAAAACAAAGCCATGAAAATATATTAACTTGAGAACCCATTTacaccaagaagaagaaacccaaaatttcAACAACAACCCTAACCCCCAAATCCATAGAGAGTCCTGCCTTGTCTCTTGAGAGCATAAACCACATCCATGGCAGTCACCGTCTTCCTCCGAGCATGCTCAGTGTAGGTAACCGCATCACGAATAACGTTTTCAAGGAAGATCTTGAGAACACCTCGTGTCTCTTCATAGATCAAGCCACTAATACGTTTGACACCTCCACGCCTCGCGAGACGACGAATTGCAGGCTTCGTGATACCTTGAATGTTATCTCTCAGCACTTTACGATGCCTCTTCGCTCCACCTTTTCCCAATCCCTTTCCTCCCTTGCCTCTTCCTGACATTTTCTCCCCCTTCGAACCGTAACCCTTGAAGCTTGGATAGCTTTCTCTTCTTCGGACCTACCCTGCgactcaaattttttttggttttggtttccaaGTTCGATAAGTTTTGGATTTT encodes:
- the LOC122639535 gene encoding histone H4 encodes the protein MSGRGKGGKGLGKGGAKRHRKVLRDNIQGITKPAIRRLARRGGVKRISGLIYEETRGVLKIFLENVIRDAVTYTEHARRKTVTAMDVVYALKRQGRTLYGFGG